ATGCTATCCAATCTGGTATCTATGTAAGATTTAAGCTCAATCACTCTCGCATCCACATAAGATTTCAGCTCGGCCTCCAGCTTCTCCATGTTCTCCTTAGTAGCTTTTCTCAGCGCTTCTATATCCTCTCTAAGGGCCTCTATATCTTCTTTAGTCGCTTTTCTCAGCGCTTCTATATCCTCCTTAGTTGCCTCTCTAAGATCCTCTATATCCTCCTTAGTAGCTTTTCTGAGGGCCTCTATATCTTCTTTAGTCGCCATCTCCCTTGATAATGCCAGAAGTATTGCTCTCCTGAGCTCCCTATTCCTTAGAACCTCTGGTATGAGCTCCTCAGCTAAAGCTCTCCTCAGCTCCTCATCCTTCCTCAACTCCTCCAATAGCTGCCTGCCGTTTGACATATCAAGTTAAGGAGCCCCCACCAATATAAAAAGATAACTGAGGCCCCGCAAAATTATTATAAAAGTATGATGATAGAGCTTATTATCTCATTTCCCTTAAGAGTGCCTGAGGGACTCCAGCAGCAGGGCAGATATGATGAGGGCCGCTACGACTAATGCTATCAATATGTATCCAACACTATATCCTGATCCCTGGACAGTTTCCTGAGGGATCTCGGAGCTATTGTTCCTATCAGAACTTTTGCTCAAATTAAATGAGTTACTCAGAGTTTCCTCGCTAATCGAGGTTTCATTAGCTCTCTCAGGTATCTTCGATGCCTCGCTAGAAGTTCTCGTTGAATTCCCGCTGACTCCGGATGAATCAATTCCCTTCGATGAGTTCCTCTCGATCCTCTCCACTACCACCTCTATTTCCTTCCTCAACTCCCCGACCTTGCCAGCGATCTCATAGCGGAGTATCGCTTCCTCCCTTATCTCACCCTCAGCTGCGGGAAGTAGTATGAATTGAGCATCGGCTCTCCCCTTGGGGGGTAGCTTGAGGTACCATATTAGCTCATCCCTCACAACCCTCTGCTCGCCGATCGTGATGAAAGTGCCAAGCAGCTTGAAGGACCTCAGGGGTATCCTCACTTCAGCTGATAAGTTTAGAGCGCCGGGATTGCTCACTCTCACCCTTAAGGGGAAGGGCCCCGGCTTGATGTTGCGATTCGCATACAAGGAGAGCTCTGGCTCGTAAGATGATGCGATCAGCGTGAAGGAGCTCACGTATCTGGAGAGGCCGGAGTGGAGGAGGGGCTTGAAATCATCCGAAGGTTCCTCTATATCGAACGATATCATGCAGGAAGATTCATTCATAGCTCTGAGGTTGAGGTAGCCCCTCGGTCTCTGCAACTTCGAGCCGTTCGATAGCTGAATGGAATCCAAGCTTAGAAGCCATCCCTCGCATCCCTTCAATGAGGTAGTGAAGTTCCCGTAAATGGATAAGTTCATCAAGACCCTGACATCCTCATTGAGTGGAGCATATACTTCTAGCGAGGAGAGGGGCCTCATGGTGGCATCGTACCTCACTCCAGTCAGGGGATCATCGCTCCTCTCATCGTAGACGATGCAACCGGAGGATAAGCAGGATATATTGGCCTGAACCCTGAGGGGATCGCCTAAATATGTCTCCGCTATGCCCGTTATGTTGAGCACGTAAGTGCCGTAGGGGTCGATGGGGCTCCTCAATATCAGCTCCCTGTCCTCGAGCTCGAAGCTCCCCTTAGCCCAGCTCTCATTCATGAGGGGGGTGAAGCCATCCGGAAGCCTCAGCTTTGAGAGGACGCTCAGCTTCCTATCGCAATCGCTACCGATCCTCAGGGCATAACTGACCCTTTTCCCTGGACTTATTGGGTATATGGAGCTAGCGTTGAGCTCAGCCCATACTCTGCATGTGATGGCTTCAGTAGGAGTCTCGGTGGGAGTAGGAGTCGTGGGCGCAGCGTATACGAGGGATGCGTACTGATACCTGAAGGCCCCGGAGCCTGGAGGGGATTCCAAGGCTCCACCGGATTCATCGGGATCTATAAGGCCATTCCAGTAGTATATGGAGCTCAGCATCTCCCCTGATACGGAGAATCTATGCGGATTATAGTTCCTCACGACGAAATCAGAGAGCTCCTCCTCAACTATCCAGAGCCACTTCGTCACATTATTCAGATCGAAGCCCGGAGGGCCGCAGTTCCCGTCGTAGCAGTAAGCGGTGTAATCTGGGGAGGAATCACCGTTCCTGTATATCTCCACGGTCCCGCTCAATGGATTACCGCTGCTATCGTGTAGCTTCACGTGCCCGAACCAGATCTTAACGGCATCCTTGGGGCTGTTGGGCCAGATGAGATTCTCGCTATTGAGGGAGTCGAGGGATGCCCACGGATTATCCAGTATGAAGATGCCATACTGCCCATTTCCCTCTATGAAATTGAAGGAGAGCCCTGAGCCGCTCGTCGCAGATGATATGACATCATCTGAGTAGGTTGAGGGGCTAGTCGCCATGGGGCCGGAGCCGAAGAAGGGCTCTATCCTGACCCCGCTTCCATCGTTCTCGTATATATCGTTACTTGAGGCGAAGCCTGAGGAACCTATCCAATATATTCCATGTAGGGAATTATCATAAATAAAATTATCAGAAATTGCAAAATTTGTTGCTTTTATTAATATGATCCCGCTCCCTCTGTTGCTCGCCACCTCGTTATTACTCAGTGAGGTCGAGTCCGGGCCGGGACCGATGGACCCGGTGGCATAAACGGGGAAGGGGTAATGGATGTCTGGGGATGCAGCACTTATGACGGCTATACCTGCCCCATTCCCTGAATTCCTATCGCCTAAATATGAACCATCCCTCGCGAATGATCCCACTCTATTATTTATTATTACGTTGCGGTTCGATGGACCCACCACAGCTATTCCCTCGTAGCGATGACCCGCGATTATGTTACCATCAATCACATTATCAGATGAACCATCCCCGATCCATATCCCTATATAGCAGTAA
The sequence above is drawn from the Candidatus Korarchaeum cryptofilum OPF8 genome and encodes:
- a CDS encoding right-handed parallel beta-helix repeat-containing protein, yielding MKYTLMLSLLAVLLLASFIQARAGTYTVTTLDDHDDGSCDSDCTLREAINAAQSDCWDAKDLINFAISGEIHLSSPLPTITCPLVIDGDSRITLNGDSSVSYALQIVAWDGSDDPDVEVKNIKVKGFTSGIIASPQGQLSLDNVEISDCSFGLVIYSNSIAGSKLTASGLRIHDNGQGVYIGGPGSTSIYILRSYIYSNSLQGITVTGDLSNINIGNTADSSSGNFVYGNGAEGILLMGNVYGVTIAYNKIGLDDSGNPHPNAMGGISLVNGPNKNYIYGNDISYNGYQNLLLRGSDTNGNTIEGNFIGCDPLLDYCYIGIWIGDGSSDNVIDGNIIAGHRYEGIAVVGPSNRNVIINNRVGSFARDGSYLGDRNSGNGAGIAVISAASPDIHYPFPVYATGSIGPGPDSTSLSNNEVASNRGSGIILIKATNFAISDNFIYDNSLHGIYWIGSSGFASSNDIYENDGSGVRIEPFFGSGPMATSPSTYSDDVISSATSGSGLSFNFIEGNGQYGIFILDNPWASLDSLNSENLIWPNSPKDAVKIWFGHVKLHDSSGNPLSGTVEIYRNGDSSPDYTAYCYDGNCGPPGFDLNNVTKWLWIVEEELSDFVVRNYNPHRFSVSGEMLSSIYYWNGLIDPDESGGALESPPGSGAFRYQYASLVYAAPTTPTPTETPTEAITCRVWAELNASSIYPISPGKRVSYALRIGSDCDRKLSVLSKLRLPDGFTPLMNESWAKGSFELEDRELILRSPIDPYGTYVLNITGIAETYLGDPLRVQANISCLSSGCIVYDERSDDPLTGVRYDATMRPLSSLEVYAPLNEDVRVLMNLSIYGNFTTSLKGCEGWLLSLDSIQLSNGSKLQRPRGYLNLRAMNESSCMISFDIEEPSDDFKPLLHSGLSRYVSSFTLIASSYEPELSLYANRNIKPGPFPLRVRVSNPGALNLSAEVRIPLRSFKLLGTFITIGEQRVVRDELIWYLKLPPKGRADAQFILLPAAEGEIREEAILRYEIAGKVGELRKEIEVVVERIERNSSKGIDSSGVSGNSTRTSSEASKIPERANETSISEETLSNSFNLSKSSDRNNSSEIPQETVQGSGYSVGYILIALVVAALIISALLLESLRHS